TGACAGACTTGCACGTTATCGCATTCCTACAATGCTGCAAAGCCCAAGAATTATTAGCTTTGTCGTTGAACACCCCACCCAAGAGGGACCTTATGGTGCAAAAGGAGTGGGCGAGATTGCAGGTATACCCACTGCACCAGCGATTACCAATGCGATTTTCAACGCTGTGGGTGTCCGAATAGATCGATTACCAGTCGATCAGGAATACATCTGTAACGAATTAATGAATAGGAACATGAGATAACACCTCGATAATGATTACATACGGTGATCAGGATGTGGGTCACCACACATGTTTTTTACTTGGGTACCCCTTTAAGAACAATTTTACTGAAATAGTATGGATATTTAGGGCGATCATCCACACAATAACCAACCATTATCGGTGTTTCACATGCATTCTTGTGCATCGCGCTGAGGAAGCCATGGGTGCGAATCCCGCCAGATCCCCACAAACCGAGGTAATTTTCTCATAATGTCTGCTAATCACCTGGGCTTACGGTCATATTCCCGCAATTACTCTGCAACTTCTATCTCTATCCCTCTAAACTAATTTTCCTCTTCATGTCGAATATCTGTACCGATGAACCTCCTTGTCATTCATCCCTATAAAATGAGCTCTTCTGGGCATCAGCACATTGCACAAAGTGCCTGTCTGCCTCCGATTATTTTGCCCCATTAAGGTAGCACAGGTCGATCTGAGTGCTGACTTCCCGAGTTATATCCACGATGGTGATTATTGTATATTGATGCATTGTGTGACAAGCGACTTCCCTTTATAATCGCATGGCAACCTATTTTCGAAACTAACCGATTATTTTGGTAATCAGATGACCTTGAAGACACGCATCACGGGTATGTCCCGCGAGCTCAAGCTATTCGCAGCAATTTCCATCCTGATGGGGATTGCCTATAGCATATACGATTCCACATTCAACAATTTCATCAACGATAGTTTCGCACTGACTGGTTTCCAGCGTGCGCTCCTGGAACTACCTCGTGAGCTGCCGGGATTTTTAGTCGTCTTTGTCAGTGCGATGTTATGGTTCCTATGTAGCCGCAGGTTGGGGGCGTTTGCCCTTGTGCTGGGGGTGGTCGGGGCAGTGTTGATTGGTTTCACTTCATCGACATATGCTGCTATGATGCTGTGCTTGTTTATCTATAGCATGGGACAGCACTTGTTCATGCCACTAACCGCTTCCATCGGGATGGAATTAGCCCATGAAGGCCAAACCGGGCGGCGCCTTGGGCAGCTGAATGCCTTGCGTAATTTTGCTACCGTCTTGGGCAGTTTCGTAGTTTTGATGGGATTTCGTTTCCTGGGTTTCCGCTTCGAGCACTCATTTCTCCTGACTGCCGTGGGATTGGGCCTGGCGGCATTGCTCATGTTCTCGATGAAACCAGACACCCCCAAAAAGCCTAAGACCTTTCTCAAGCTCCACAAGGAGTACCGCCTGTATTATTACTTAAACATCATCTCGGGCTCAAGAAAACAGATATTTCTCACCTTTGGCCCGTGGGTGATTGTCAATGTCTTTAAGCAACCCACCCAGACAATTGCCACACTGCTGACCATCGGAGGTGTGATCGGAATCCTGTTTCAGCCTGTGCTGGGTAGGGCCATTGACCGCTTTGGAGAACGGCTTATCTTGCAAATCGAAGCGGTAGTGCTTGTTGTGGTTTGCCTGGGGTATGGATTCTCCTGGTTCTTGTTCCCACAAGGTACAGCTTTTCTGTTCATCTGCGGTTTTTATCTGCTCGATCAGATGTTGATGTCAGTCAACATGGCACGCTCAATGTATATGAAGAAAATCGCTATAAAGGAAGATGATATCCAGCCAGCCTTGACCGCTGGGCTGACCATTGATCATGTCTTCTCGCTAGGGATCGCATTGCTAGGTGGGGTCATCTGGAATATTTTCGGTTTCCAATATGTATTCTTGATCGGTGTAGTGATTGCTGCCCTGGGATACCTGGCAGCCAGCCGTATCCAGACGCGCAGGTTACCTGTTGTGGAAGAGGTTCCTACAGCCCTAACTGACCAGGGGTTGTAACATCTCAACGGCAATTGATCAAGGTTTATTTATTAAATATTGTTTGGGTTTTGGCAACTTCCAACTAGTTCACGAATAAGTAAACCATGGTTTAATTTCGAGCATGGGTTATAAATTTTATCTGGTTATATGTAAATCTACACGCAACCTGACACAGCGGAGATGCAATTCCAAAACAACCATTTGCACCTCAGCAAGGCATAGTTTCACGGAAAGACCTTAAACAAATCACGTAGATCAGTGGCATTAGCAGCATCTCCGAGTAGGGGGGTGACTCCGAAAATTTCTTCAACTGACCGCAGTGTCGAGCTATGCGTATAGTGGATGGAATTCGTGTAGCCGCCACCCTTGGCAAAGGGCGACAGCACGATCATGCCAATGGGGTGCTTCCCGTTTTCTGATTCATCCCAGGTGATAAAGATCACCCCTCCGTCATTGTAGGCTTTTGAGCTCATGATCAGCGGTACCTGCACGGAAAGCCACGCATCACCATTTTTTACTGAATCTCGTGTCTGGCAACCATCCGAATTATGCATGTCATCACACAGATTGGGGGTAATGAAGTTGTATTGCGCGACTGTATTATTCGTCATGTCAGTCTGTAATTCTGAAAATGGCCTAACATGGGCAATGCAGTATTTTGAGTTCGGGTCATTATTTCCGGTCACATCAGTAAAGAAGACCATGGGGTTATGCTTGGGGGCGTACAAACCACTACCCTTCAATGGGCATGTTGATCCGGTAATTCCTTCCTGATAGGATTTCCAGCTGACACCTGCCTTATCAAGATAGGTCACAAGGTGATCCGTGGTTTTCTGCGAGTCTTTGGCAGGTGTGCCGTCCTTTGTGATGCCAAAGGATGTTCCTGCTTCAAGCCATAAGTAATTTGGCTCGCTTGGATGGTTTCCATTTGGATTAAAGTATTGCTGAGCATA
This Anaerolineales bacterium DNA region includes the following protein-coding sequences:
- a CDS encoding phosphoesterase, which codes for MPSAQAGSSATKAVNSTQAAGNGKIKTVFLIVMENHNWSDILNNQSAPYINGTLLPQASYAQQYFNPNGNHPSEPNYLWLEAGTSFGITKDGTPAKDSQKTTDHLVTYLDKAGVSWKSYQEGITGSTCPLKGSGLYAPKHNPMVFFTDVTGNNDPNSKYCIAHVRPFSELQTDMTNNTVAQYNFITPNLCDDMHNSDGCQTRDSVKNGDAWLSVQVPLIMSSKAYNDGGVIFITWDESENGKHPIGMIVLSPFAKGGGYTNSIHYTHSSTLRSVEEIFGVTPLLGDAANATDLRDLFKVFP
- a CDS encoding MFS transporter; translation: MTLKTRITGMSRELKLFAAISILMGIAYSIYDSTFNNFINDSFALTGFQRALLELPRELPGFLVVFVSAMLWFLCSRRLGAFALVLGVVGAVLIGFTSSTYAAMMLCLFIYSMGQHLFMPLTASIGMELAHEGQTGRRLGQLNALRNFATVLGSFVVLMGFRFLGFRFEHSFLLTAVGLGLAALLMFSMKPDTPKKPKTFLKLHKEYRLYYYLNIISGSRKQIFLTFGPWVIVNVFKQPTQTIATLLTIGGVIGILFQPVLGRAIDRFGERLILQIEAVVLVVVCLGYGFSWFLFPQGTAFLFICGFYLLDQMLMSVNMARSMYMKKIAIKEDDIQPALTAGLTIDHVFSLGIALLGGVIWNIFGFQYVFLIGVVIAALGYLAASRIQTRRLPVVEEVPTALTDQGL